Proteins co-encoded in one Kribbella solani genomic window:
- the sufD gene encoding Fe-S cluster assembly protein SufD, with protein MSSAETLVATGNKAHSHGPGSPVPLQARSERPTSYDVNAFPVPNGREEEWRFTPVKQLKALFEDAAGTETPKLDASGPDGVVIETVAADTLKVLTPQDRSAAVAWNHAGEALAVRIPVEAELTEPVHVNVASLGGRGFGHLIVEAGRHSKAIVIVDHTGAGELSTNVEIKVGDGADLRVVSIQQGDHESIHLAQHDALVGRDARLHHVAVTLGGKVVRVGTNVRYAGPGGDAELVGVYFAESGQHHEHRLFVDHEATNCKSNVLYKGALAGDQARSVWIGDVLIRAAAEGTDTFELNRNLVLTDGARADSVPNLEIETGEIEGAGHASATGRFDDEQLFYLQARGIPEDAARRLVVAGFFNDIIGKIGVAEVSEHLHDVIEEKLARAAELSEAALRPSGEEAVVGK; from the coding sequence ATGTCGTCCGCTGAAACGCTTGTTGCTACCGGCAACAAGGCGCACTCGCACGGGCCGGGTTCCCCGGTCCCGCTCCAGGCCCGGAGCGAGCGGCCGACGTCGTACGACGTCAACGCGTTCCCGGTGCCGAACGGGCGCGAGGAGGAGTGGCGCTTCACCCCGGTCAAGCAGCTGAAGGCACTGTTCGAGGACGCGGCCGGCACCGAGACGCCGAAGCTGGACGCCTCCGGCCCGGACGGCGTGGTGATCGAGACCGTCGCCGCTGACACGCTGAAGGTGCTCACCCCGCAGGACCGGTCGGCCGCGGTCGCCTGGAACCACGCGGGCGAGGCGCTGGCCGTACGGATCCCGGTCGAGGCCGAGCTGACCGAGCCGGTGCACGTGAACGTCGCGAGCCTGGGCGGTCGCGGCTTCGGCCACCTGATCGTGGAGGCCGGGCGGCACAGCAAGGCGATCGTGATCGTCGACCACACCGGCGCCGGTGAGCTGAGCACGAACGTCGAGATCAAGGTCGGCGACGGCGCGGACCTGCGGGTGGTCTCCATCCAGCAGGGCGACCACGAGTCGATCCACCTGGCCCAGCACGACGCGCTGGTCGGGCGGGACGCGCGGCTGCACCACGTCGCCGTCACCCTCGGCGGCAAGGTCGTCCGCGTCGGCACCAACGTCCGGTACGCCGGACCGGGCGGCGACGCCGAGCTGGTCGGCGTGTACTTCGCCGAGTCCGGGCAGCACCACGAGCACCGGCTGTTCGTCGACCACGAGGCCACGAACTGCAAGAGCAACGTGCTCTACAAGGGCGCGCTGGCCGGTGACCAGGCCCGCTCGGTCTGGATCGGCGACGTCCTGATCCGGGCCGCGGCCGAAGGCACCGACACCTTCGAGCTGAACCGGAACCTGGTGCTCACCGACGGCGCCCGCGCCGACTCGGTGCCGAACCTGGAGATCGAGACCGGCGAGATCGAGGGCGCCGGGCACGCGTCCGCGACCGGCCGGTTCGACGACGAGCAGCTGTTCTACCTGCAGGCCCGTGGCATCCCCGAGGACGCCGCCCGCCGGCTGGTGGTGGCCGGCTTCTTCAACGACATCATCGGCAAGATCGGCGTCGCCGAGGTCAGCGAGCACCTGCACGACGTGATCGAGGAGAAGCTCGCCCGCGCCGCCGAGCTGAGTGAGGCAGCACTGCGCCCATCGGGCGAAGAGGCGGTAGTCGGCAAGTGA
- a CDS encoding ABC transporter permease — translation MTTYAPQPGSAPWPRKVLSHTRMEFKLLIRNGEQLLLALVIPIGILLLLGGTGLGERLPLGSGRPIDEAVPRVLALAVLSSSFTSLAIATGFERRYGVIKRLGASPLSRTGLLAGKIGAVLIVQVIQLAVLIGTGFALGWQPTGGARAVAGVILTIVCGTAAFASLGLLMAGVLRAEATLAAANLLYLLLLVGGAVMTPVDEYPGGMQGVVRVLPSAALANGLANSTVEGVIPWAAALSLALWAAVLGYLVSRTFRWD, via the coding sequence ATGACCACGTACGCACCGCAGCCCGGCAGCGCGCCCTGGCCGCGCAAGGTGCTGAGCCACACCCGGATGGAGTTCAAGCTGCTCATCCGCAACGGAGAGCAACTGCTACTGGCGCTGGTCATCCCGATCGGCATCCTGTTGCTGCTCGGCGGTACCGGTCTGGGTGAGCGGCTGCCGCTCGGCAGCGGGCGGCCGATCGACGAGGCCGTCCCGCGCGTACTGGCGCTGGCGGTGCTGTCGTCTTCGTTCACCTCGCTGGCGATCGCGACCGGCTTCGAGCGCCGCTACGGCGTGATCAAGCGGCTCGGCGCCTCTCCCCTGTCCCGTACCGGTCTGCTGGCCGGGAAGATCGGCGCCGTGCTGATCGTGCAGGTGATCCAGCTCGCGGTCCTGATCGGCACCGGCTTCGCCCTCGGTTGGCAGCCGACCGGCGGCGCCCGGGCCGTGGCCGGTGTGATTCTCACCATTGTCTGCGGTACGGCGGCGTTCGCGTCGCTCGGGCTGCTGATGGCCGGCGTACTGCGCGCCGAAGCGACGCTCGCCGCCGCCAACCTGCTGTACCTCCTGCTGCTGGTCGGCGGCGCGGTGATGACACCGGTGGACGAGTACCCGGGCGGTATGCAGGGCGTCGTCCGCGTACTGCCGAGCGCCGCGCTGGCGAACGGCCTGGCCAACTCGACCGTGGAAGGGGTGATCCCGTGGGCCGCCGCGTTGTCGCTCGCGCTCTGGGCGGCGGTCCTCGGGTACCTGGTCTCCCGAACGTTCCGATGGGACTGA
- a CDS encoding helix-turn-helix transcriptional regulator — protein sequence MKNPATGGAASHGTGSARDESTRDRVARSILTNGPSSAAVLAERLELTPAAVRRHLDHLLDQGLVEAREERVYGPRGRGRPAKVFVLTDTGRHAFHQAYDDLAATAMRFIAEAGGDDAVAEFARRRVAEVEDRYREQVALAPESRKAEVLAQALTADGYAASTAEAGHGAQLCQHHCPVAHVAEQFPQLCEAETEVFSRLLGKHVQRLATIAHGDGVCTTHIPGPAPVAPVTDGESARTTR from the coding sequence GTGAAAAATCCTGCGACCGGCGGAGCCGCCTCCCACGGCACCGGCAGCGCGCGGGACGAGTCCACTCGGGACCGGGTCGCGCGCTCGATCCTGACCAACGGCCCGTCCAGCGCCGCGGTGCTGGCCGAGCGGCTCGAGCTCACCCCGGCGGCGGTCCGCCGGCACCTCGACCACCTGCTCGACCAGGGCCTGGTCGAGGCCCGCGAGGAGCGGGTCTACGGCCCGCGCGGCCGCGGCCGCCCGGCGAAGGTGTTCGTGCTGACCGACACCGGCCGGCACGCGTTCCACCAGGCGTACGACGACCTGGCCGCGACGGCGATGCGGTTCATCGCCGAAGCCGGCGGTGACGACGCGGTCGCGGAGTTCGCCCGGCGCCGCGTCGCCGAGGTCGAGGACCGGTACCGGGAGCAGGTCGCACTGGCTCCCGAGAGCCGGAAGGCGGAAGTGCTCGCGCAGGCCCTGACGGCCGACGGGTACGCCGCTTCCACGGCGGAGGCGGGCCACGGCGCCCAGCTCTGCCAGCACCACTGCCCGGTCGCGCACGTGGCCGAGCAGTTCCCCCAGCTGTGCGAGGCCGAGACCGAGGTGTTCTCGAGACTCCTCGGCAAGCACGTGCAGCGCCTGGCCACCATCGCCCACGGCGACGGTGTCTGTACGACACACATCCCGGGCCCTGCCCCTGTGGCCCCTGTAACCGACGGCGAATCTGCGAGGACTACCCGATGA
- a CDS encoding cysteine desulfurase, translating to MDVSTVRADFPILSRELAGGFPLVYLDSANSSQKPRQVVQAIEDHYLLHNANVARAMHQLGAEATAAYEGGRDKVAAFLGATNRDEIVFTKNASEALNLAAHTLGAGLKPGDVVVISEMEHHSNIVPWQLACERTGATLKWFGVTEDGRLDVSNLDELLTENTKVVSLTWVSNALGTINPISDLAAKAHAVGATVVVDASQAVPQFPVDVSTLGADLLVFTGHKAVGPTGIGVLWGRYDLLASLPPFLGGGEMIEVVRMTGSTYAPPPARFEAGTPPIAQAVGLGAALDYLSGIGMDKIAAHEHAIVSYALEGLKTVPGLTLLGPADATDHGGAISFALDGVHPHDVSTVLDTRGIAVRAGHHCARPVHERFGMQSSTRASFYLYTTPEEIDALVDGLGFVRSFFKVD from the coding sequence TTGGACGTGAGCACGGTCCGGGCGGACTTCCCGATCCTGTCCCGTGAGCTCGCGGGCGGGTTCCCGCTGGTGTACCTGGACTCGGCGAACTCGTCGCAGAAGCCGCGCCAGGTGGTGCAGGCGATCGAGGACCACTACCTGCTGCACAACGCGAACGTCGCCCGGGCGATGCACCAGCTCGGTGCCGAGGCGACCGCCGCGTACGAGGGCGGCCGGGACAAGGTGGCCGCCTTTCTCGGCGCCACCAACCGGGACGAGATCGTCTTCACCAAGAACGCCTCCGAGGCGCTCAACCTGGCCGCGCACACGCTCGGCGCCGGGCTGAAACCGGGGGACGTGGTGGTGATCTCCGAGATGGAGCACCACAGCAACATCGTCCCGTGGCAGCTGGCCTGCGAGCGGACCGGCGCCACCCTCAAGTGGTTCGGCGTGACGGAGGACGGCCGGCTCGACGTCAGCAACCTCGACGAGCTGCTGACCGAGAACACCAAGGTGGTCTCGCTGACCTGGGTGTCGAACGCGCTCGGAACCATCAACCCGATCAGCGACCTCGCCGCCAAGGCGCACGCGGTCGGCGCGACCGTGGTCGTGGACGCGTCCCAGGCGGTGCCGCAGTTCCCGGTCGACGTGTCCACGCTGGGCGCGGACCTGCTCGTCTTCACCGGGCACAAGGCCGTCGGCCCGACCGGTATCGGCGTGCTCTGGGGCCGGTACGACCTGCTCGCGTCGCTGCCGCCGTTCCTCGGTGGTGGCGAGATGATCGAGGTCGTCCGGATGACCGGTTCGACGTACGCGCCGCCGCCGGCTCGGTTCGAGGCCGGTACGCCGCCGATCGCGCAGGCGGTCGGGCTCGGTGCCGCGCTGGACTACCTGTCCGGGATCGGGATGGACAAGATCGCCGCGCACGAGCACGCGATCGTCTCGTACGCGCTGGAAGGGCTGAAGACCGTGCCGGGGCTGACGCTGCTCGGGCCGGCCGACGCGACCGATCACGGCGGCGCGATCAGCTTCGCGCTGGACGGCGTACACCCGCATGACGTGTCGACCGTACTGGACACCCGGGGGATCGCCGTCCGAGCCGGGCACCACTGCGCGCGGCCGGTGCACGAGCGGTTCGGAATGCAGTCGTCGACCAGAGCGTCTTTCTACCTGTACACGACTCCCGAGGAGATCGACGCGCTCGTCGACGGTCTCGGGTTCGTCCGATCTTTCTTCAAGGTGGACTGA
- a CDS encoding heme o synthase, translating into MFEVFVTAVDPRPAATTSYPTPLPDATAVVRPSVRDVVKAYVGLTKPRIIELLLITTVPVMFLAAAGVPGLKVVVATLIGGVLASGSANTINCVLDRDIDEQMRRTRRRPLPRHAVSPRSATAFGVVLGVLATLELGFFVNWLSSGLALAANLFYVFGYTMLLKRRTVQNIVWGGIAGCFPTLIGWTAVTGKLAWTPVVLFLVVFFWTPPHTWSLAMRYREDYASVDVPMLPVVATPISTARQIMAYSVVMVLTSLALWPVAGTGFVYNLAAIVLGFAFLREARRLLLRAHTGADGAALRPMRLFHFSNIYLALLFIAAAIDPLLR; encoded by the coding sequence ATGTTCGAGGTGTTCGTGACCGCCGTCGACCCGCGTCCCGCCGCGACGACGTCGTACCCGACGCCGCTGCCGGACGCCACCGCCGTGGTGAGGCCGTCAGTGCGCGACGTGGTGAAGGCGTACGTCGGTCTGACCAAGCCGCGCATCATCGAGCTGCTGCTGATCACCACCGTGCCGGTGATGTTCCTGGCGGCGGCCGGCGTGCCGGGGCTGAAGGTGGTGGTGGCGACGCTGATCGGTGGCGTGCTCGCCTCCGGCAGCGCGAACACGATCAACTGCGTGCTCGACCGCGACATCGACGAGCAGATGCGCCGGACCAGGCGCCGCCCGCTGCCGCGGCACGCGGTCAGCCCGCGCTCGGCGACCGCGTTCGGCGTCGTCCTCGGCGTGCTGGCGACGCTGGAGCTCGGCTTCTTCGTGAACTGGCTGTCCTCCGGCCTGGCGCTGGCGGCGAACCTGTTCTACGTCTTCGGCTACACCATGCTGCTGAAGCGCCGTACCGTGCAGAACATCGTCTGGGGCGGGATCGCGGGCTGTTTCCCGACCCTGATCGGCTGGACCGCGGTCACCGGCAAGCTGGCCTGGACGCCGGTCGTGCTGTTCCTGGTGGTGTTCTTCTGGACGCCGCCGCACACCTGGTCGCTGGCGATGCGCTACCGCGAGGACTACGCGTCGGTCGACGTGCCGATGCTCCCGGTGGTCGCCACCCCGATCTCCACCGCGCGGCAGATCATGGCGTACTCCGTGGTGATGGTGCTGACCTCGCTCGCGCTCTGGCCGGTCGCCGGCACCGGTTTCGTGTACAACCTGGCCGCGATCGTGCTCGGTTTCGCCTTCCTCCGCGAAGCCCGACGGCTGCTGCTGCGGGCCCACACCGGCGCCGATGGCGCGGCGCTGCGCCCGATGCGCCTGTTCCACTTCTCCAACATCTACCTGGCGCTGCTCTTCATCGCCGCCGCGATCGACCCGCTGCTGCGCTGA
- a CDS encoding metal-sulfur cluster assembly factor, translating into MPEVDLTAAQTGSAPPKVEDVNEALKDVVDPELGINVVDLGLIYGITVDDTSTAIIDMTLTSAACPLTDVIEDQTRMALDGLVNDFRINWVWMPPWGPEKITDDGRDQLRALGFNV; encoded by the coding sequence CTGCCCGAGGTCGACCTGACGGCCGCTCAGACCGGCTCCGCCCCACCCAAGGTGGAGGACGTGAACGAGGCCCTGAAGGACGTCGTCGACCCCGAGCTCGGGATCAACGTCGTCGACCTCGGCCTGATCTACGGCATCACCGTCGACGACACCAGCACCGCGATCATCGACATGACCCTGACCTCCGCGGCCTGCCCCCTCACCGACGTGATCGAGGACCAGACCCGGATGGCCCTCGACGGCCTGGTCAACGACTTCCGCATCAACTGGGTCTGGATGCCCCCCTGGGGTCCCGAAAAAATCACCGACGACGGCCGAGACCAACTCCGAGCCCTCGGCTTCAACGTGTGA
- a CDS encoding Rieske 2Fe-2S domain-containing protein: MSDTFERACATADVPDEGVVPVEVGGVEVAVVKSEGQYFAVRDECSHAQIQLSEGDVGECEIECWLHGSRFDLRTGEPTSLPAYDPVPIYPVRVDGGDLLVDVKNPINQPNL; encoded by the coding sequence GTGAGCGACACCTTCGAGCGCGCCTGCGCCACCGCCGACGTACCCGACGAGGGCGTGGTCCCGGTCGAGGTCGGCGGGGTGGAGGTCGCGGTCGTGAAGAGCGAGGGGCAGTACTTCGCGGTCCGGGACGAGTGCTCGCACGCGCAGATCCAGCTGTCCGAGGGTGACGTCGGCGAGTGCGAGATCGAGTGCTGGCTGCACGGCTCCCGCTTCGACCTGCGCACCGGTGAACCGACCAGCCTGCCCGCGTACGACCCGGTGCCGATCTACCCGGTCCGGGTCGACGGCGGCGACCTGCTGGTCGACGTGAAGAACCCCATCAACCAACCAAACCTGTAA
- the sufB gene encoding Fe-S cluster assembly protein SufB, with product MTQTAHPELEGLGNYQYGWADSDAAGAVAQRGLSEDVVRGISTLKNEPEWMLELRLKGLKLFGRKPMPSWGADLSGIDFDNIKYFVRSTEKQATSWEDLPPDIKNTYDKLGIPEAEKQRLVAGVAAQYESEVVYHQIREDLEEQGVIFLDTDTGLKEHPELFKEYFGSVIPVGDNKFASLNTAVWSGGSFIYVPKGVKVDIPLQAYFRINTENMGQFERTLIIVDEDAYVHYVEGCTAPIYKSDSLHSAVVEIIVKKGARCRYTTIQNWSNNVYNLVTKRATCEEGATMEWIDGNIGSKVTMKYPAVYLMGEHAKGETLSVAFAGEGQHQDAGSKMVHNAPYTSSSIVSKSVARGGGRTSYRGLVEVAPGSHHSKSTVRCDALLVDTISRSDTYPYVDVREDDVAMGHEATVSKVSDDQLFYLMSRGMAEDEAMAMIVRGFIEPIARELPMEYALELNRLIELQMEGAVG from the coding sequence ATGACGCAAACCGCTCACCCCGAACTGGAAGGCCTCGGCAACTACCAGTACGGCTGGGCCGACTCCGACGCCGCCGGCGCGGTCGCTCAGCGTGGCTTGAGCGAGGACGTGGTGCGAGGCATCTCCACCCTCAAGAACGAGCCGGAGTGGATGCTCGAGCTGCGCCTGAAGGGCCTGAAGCTCTTCGGCCGCAAGCCGATGCCGTCCTGGGGTGCCGACCTGTCCGGGATCGACTTCGACAACATCAAGTACTTCGTCCGCTCGACCGAGAAGCAGGCCACCTCCTGGGAGGACCTGCCGCCGGACATCAAGAACACCTACGACAAGCTCGGCATCCCGGAGGCGGAAAAGCAGCGCCTGGTCGCGGGCGTCGCCGCGCAGTACGAGTCCGAGGTCGTGTACCACCAGATCCGCGAGGACCTGGAGGAGCAGGGTGTCATCTTCCTGGACACCGACACCGGCCTGAAGGAGCACCCGGAGCTCTTCAAGGAGTACTTCGGCTCGGTGATCCCGGTCGGCGACAACAAGTTCGCCTCGCTGAACACCGCGGTCTGGTCCGGCGGCTCGTTCATCTACGTCCCGAAGGGCGTCAAGGTGGACATCCCGCTGCAGGCGTACTTCCGGATCAACACCGAGAACATGGGCCAGTTCGAGCGGACCCTGATCATCGTCGACGAGGACGCCTACGTGCACTACGTCGAGGGCTGCACGGCGCCGATCTACAAGTCGGACTCGCTGCACTCCGCGGTGGTCGAGATCATCGTGAAGAAGGGCGCCCGCTGCCGGTACACGACGATCCAGAACTGGTCGAACAACGTGTACAACCTGGTCACCAAGCGCGCCACCTGTGAAGAGGGCGCGACGATGGAGTGGATCGACGGCAACATCGGTTCCAAGGTGACGATGAAGTACCCGGCCGTCTACCTGATGGGTGAGCACGCCAAGGGCGAGACGCTGTCGGTCGCGTTCGCGGGCGAGGGCCAGCACCAGGACGCCGGCTCGAAGATGGTGCACAACGCGCCGTACACGTCCAGCTCGATCGTGTCGAAGTCGGTGGCCCGTGGCGGCGGCCGTACTTCGTACCGTGGTCTGGTCGAGGTGGCGCCGGGCTCGCACCACAGCAAGTCCACGGTCCGCTGTGACGCGCTGCTGGTCGACACCATCAGCCGCTCGGACACGTACCCGTACGTCGACGTCCGCGAGGACGACGTGGCGATGGGACACGAGGCGACCGTGTCGAAGGTCAGCGACGACCAGCTCTTCTACCTGATGAGCCGGGGCATGGCCGAGGACGAGGCGATGGCGATGATCGTCCGCGGCTTCATCGAGCCGATCGCCCGCGAGCTCCCGATGGAGTACGCGCTGGAACTCAACCGGCTCATCGAGCTGCAGATGGAAGGGGCCGTCGGCTGA
- a CDS encoding ABC transporter ATP-binding protein: protein MPVAVEIDKLVVRYGEKTAVDGLSLTVAAGTVTAVLGPNGAGKTTTVETCEGFRRPDSGRVRVLGLDPLADHDELMPKIGVMLQEGGAWSGVRAVEMLRYVATLHAHPLDLDGLVERLDLGSCGRTPYRRLSGGQKQRLSFALAIVGRPEIAFLDEPTTGLDPHGRREIWQLIRDLRDDGVTVVLTTHAMDEAEQLSDQVHVVSAGTVIASGTPESLTEHHTKSLEDVFLELTKPDGR from the coding sequence GTGCCAGTCGCGGTGGAGATCGACAAGCTCGTCGTGCGGTACGGCGAGAAGACCGCGGTCGACGGCCTGAGTCTCACCGTAGCCGCCGGCACGGTGACGGCCGTGCTCGGCCCGAACGGGGCCGGCAAGACCACGACCGTTGAGACCTGTGAGGGCTTCCGGCGCCCGGATTCCGGCCGCGTCCGGGTCCTCGGCCTGGACCCACTCGCCGACCACGACGAGCTGATGCCGAAGATCGGCGTGATGCTCCAGGAAGGCGGAGCGTGGTCGGGCGTACGGGCGGTGGAGATGCTCCGGTACGTAGCGACGCTGCACGCCCATCCGCTCGACCTCGACGGACTGGTCGAGCGGCTCGACCTGGGCAGTTGCGGTCGCACCCCGTACCGCCGGCTGTCCGGTGGCCAGAAGCAGCGGCTGTCGTTCGCGCTGGCGATCGTCGGCCGGCCGGAGATCGCGTTCCTGGACGAGCCGACCACCGGGCTGGACCCGCACGGCCGCCGGGAGATCTGGCAGCTGATCCGCGACCTGCGCGACGATGGAGTCACGGTCGTACTCACCACGCACGCGATGGACGAAGCGGAGCAACTGTCCGACCAGGTGCATGTGGTGTCGGCCGGCACGGTGATCGCCTCCGGAACGCCGGAGAGTCTCACCGAGCACCACACCAAGTCCCTTGAGGACGTGTTCCTCGAGCTCACGAAGCCGGATGGCCGATGA
- the sufC gene encoding Fe-S cluster assembly ATPase SufC — MATLEIRDLQVSVDTEAGPKQILRGVDLTIAGGQTHAIMGPNGSGKSTLAYSIAGHPKYNITGGSVTLDGEDVLDMSVDERARAGLFLAMQYPVEVPGVSVANFLRTAKTAIDGEAPKLRTWVKDVNTALADLQMDPEFATRNVNEGFSGGEKKRHEIVQLELLNPKIAILDETDSGLDIDALKIVSEGVNRFAGQGDKGILLITHYTRILRYIKPDFVHVFVDGRVAEEGGPELAEELEANGYERFLKAGAK, encoded by the coding sequence ATGGCGACACTCGAGATTCGCGACCTGCAGGTGTCGGTCGACACCGAAGCCGGACCGAAGCAGATCCTGCGCGGCGTCGACCTGACCATCGCCGGTGGTCAGACGCACGCGATCATGGGCCCGAACGGCTCCGGCAAGTCGACGCTGGCGTACTCGATCGCCGGGCACCCGAAGTACAACATCACCGGTGGTTCGGTGACGTTGGACGGCGAGGACGTGCTGGACATGTCCGTCGACGAGCGGGCCCGGGCCGGCCTGTTCCTGGCGATGCAGTACCCGGTCGAGGTGCCGGGCGTCTCGGTGGCGAACTTCCTCCGGACCGCCAAGACCGCGATCGACGGCGAGGCGCCGAAGCTGCGGACCTGGGTCAAGGACGTGAACACCGCGCTGGCCGACCTGCAGATGGACCCGGAGTTCGCCACCCGGAACGTGAACGAGGGCTTCTCCGGTGGTGAGAAGAAGCGGCACGAGATCGTCCAGCTGGAGCTGCTGAACCCGAAGATCGCGATCCTCGACGAGACCGACTCCGGCCTCGACATCGACGCGCTGAAGATCGTCTCCGAGGGTGTCAACCGGTTCGCCGGCCAGGGCGACAAGGGCATCCTGCTGATCACCCACTACACCCGCATCCTGCGCTACATCAAGCCGGACTTCGTCCACGTCTTCGTCGACGGCCGGGTCGCCGAGGAGGGTGGACCGGAGCTGGCCGAGGAGCTCGAGGCGAACGGCTACGAGCGCTTCCTCAAGGCAGGCGCGAAGTGA
- the sufU gene encoding Fe-S cluster assembly sulfur transfer protein SufU, protein MQLDSLYQEIILDHYRSPHHAGLADPYDVEVHHVNPSCGDEVTLRVELDGDTVKAVTHDSVGCSISQAATSVMSDLVIGKPVAEGMATYEKFLELMQGRGNVEPDEEVLEDGVAFAGVAQFPARVKCALLGWSAWRDATAQALATREGVSNG, encoded by the coding sequence ATGCAGCTCGACAGCCTGTACCAGGAGATCATCCTGGATCACTACCGCAGCCCGCATCACGCCGGGCTCGCGGACCCGTACGACGTGGAGGTGCACCACGTGAACCCGTCCTGCGGGGACGAGGTCACGCTCCGGGTCGAGCTCGACGGCGACACCGTGAAGGCGGTCACGCACGACAGCGTCGGCTGCTCGATCAGCCAGGCGGCGACGTCGGTGATGTCGGACCTGGTGATCGGCAAGCCGGTGGCCGAGGGGATGGCCACGTACGAGAAGTTCCTGGAACTGATGCAGGGCCGGGGGAATGTCGAACCGGACGAAGAGGTTCTGGAGGACGGCGTGGCGTTCGCCGGCGTCGCCCAGTTCCCGGCCCGGGTGAAGTGTGCGCTGCTGGGCTGGTCCGCGTGGCGCGACGCCACCGCCCAGGCCCTGGCGACGAGAGAAGGAGTGAGCAATGGCTGA
- a CDS encoding acVLRF1 family peptidyl-tRNA hydrolase, with translation MTRIVSVAPARLDRWLTGFGERHGAVRYEVQPASLTAVAADGATAVVSVPFGPLVVLSRDGLVAHVLVERRVGVLLVRRGGYGAGVFAGGKLLDSKVGSRHVQGTTKAGGWSQQRYARRRDNQAREAFAAATEVAVRVLAPARLDVVVCGGDRRAIDTVLEDPRLTELAGLVRPPFLGVADPKQKVLEQAGVDALAIRITVDQPE, from the coding sequence GTGACCAGGATCGTCTCGGTCGCACCGGCCCGGTTGGACAGGTGGCTGACCGGGTTCGGCGAGCGGCACGGGGCGGTCCGGTACGAGGTGCAGCCGGCGAGCCTGACCGCGGTGGCCGCGGATGGGGCTACTGCTGTTGTGAGTGTGCCGTTCGGGCCTCTGGTGGTGCTTTCGCGGGACGGGCTGGTCGCGCATGTGTTGGTTGAGCGGCGGGTGGGGGTTTTGCTGGTTCGGCGTGGGGGGTACGGGGCCGGGGTGTTTGCTGGGGGCAAGCTTCTGGACTCGAAGGTTGGGTCTCGGCATGTGCAGGGGACTACCAAGGCCGGTGGGTGGTCGCAGCAGCGGTATGCGCGGCGGCGGGACAATCAGGCTCGGGAGGCGTTCGCGGCGGCTACCGAGGTGGCCGTACGGGTGCTGGCGCCGGCGCGGCTGGATGTGGTCGTTTGTGGGGGTGATCGGCGGGCGATCGACACCGTGCTGGAGGATCCCCGGCTGACGGAGCTGGCTGGGTTGGTGCGGCCGCCGTTCCTCGGCGTGGCCGACCCGAAGCAGAAGGTACTCGAACAGGCCGGCGTCGACGCGCTGGCCATCCGCATCACGGTCGACCAGCCGGAGTAG
- a CDS encoding COX15/CtaA family protein has translation MTTETPPQETEPVTGFWRLVPEPSLDVVRRWGWASVAVNIGIVVTGGLVRLTGSGLGCPTWPSCTDESYVPHAALGVHGAIEFTNRMLGFVVAIVAICTWLVVMRYRPIRRDLRRLATAAALGVPLQGLIGGVTVLTGLNPWIVSAHFIVSPIIITLAVSMLRRSRNSPYPHTPPVVRALATAAVVAVWLTVALGTVTTGAGPHSGDPETGRNGFNPELVSQLHSDVVFGLFGITIALVIATRVTATSRTLRKLAAWLLAIELVQGAVGFTQYFTGLPWPVVLVHMFLAGLLIALVTAVYGERGTPAT, from the coding sequence ATGACGACGGAAACCCCGCCCCAAGAGACCGAGCCAGTGACCGGATTCTGGCGGCTGGTGCCCGAACCGAGCCTGGACGTGGTTCGGCGCTGGGGCTGGGCGTCGGTGGCGGTCAACATCGGCATCGTGGTCACCGGCGGCCTGGTCCGGCTGACCGGTTCCGGTCTGGGTTGCCCGACCTGGCCGTCGTGCACCGACGAGTCGTACGTGCCGCATGCCGCGCTCGGCGTGCACGGCGCGATCGAGTTCACCAACCGGATGCTCGGCTTCGTGGTCGCGATCGTTGCCATCTGCACCTGGCTGGTCGTGATGCGGTACCGGCCGATCCGGCGCGACCTGCGCAGGCTGGCGACGGCGGCCGCGCTCGGCGTACCGCTGCAGGGCCTGATCGGCGGCGTCACGGTGCTGACCGGGCTGAACCCCTGGATCGTGTCGGCGCACTTCATCGTCTCGCCGATCATCATCACGCTCGCGGTGTCGATGCTGCGCCGGTCGCGCAACAGCCCGTACCCGCACACTCCCCCGGTGGTCCGCGCGCTCGCTACCGCTGCCGTGGTGGCGGTCTGGCTGACCGTTGCCCTCGGCACGGTCACGACCGGCGCCGGCCCGCACTCCGGTGACCCGGAGACCGGCCGGAACGGGTTCAACCCCGAGCTGGTCAGTCAGCTGCACTCGGACGTCGTGTTCGGTCTGTTCGGCATCACGATCGCGCTGGTGATCGCGACCCGCGTCACGGCCACCTCACGTACGCTCCGCAAGCTGGCCGCCTGGTTGCTGGCGATCGAGTTGGTGCAGGGCGCCGTCGGCTTCACGCAGTACTTCACCGGGCTGCCGTGGCCCGTTGTGCTCGTACACATGTTCCTGGCCGGCCTGCTGATCGCCCTGGTCACCGCCGTGTACGGCGAACGCGGTACGCCCGCAACGTAG